CGGCCGGGTTCGACGCGGACGGCGGCCAGGAGGGCGACCAGCTGGGCACGGTCTTCGGGCTCGCCGAGAAGCACGGCCTCGGGCTCGACATCCACCTCCACGACCGGGGCGAGCAGGGCCTCGCGCCGCTGCGGGACATCGCCGCCCGTACCCGCGCCCTCGGCCTGCAGGGCCGGGTGAACGTGGGGCACGCCTTCGCGGTCGCCGCGCTCTCCGGCGGGGAGCTCGACGAGACGGCGGACCTGCTCGCGGAGGCGGGCGTCTCGCTCACCACGGTCGCGCTGTCCGCGACGACGATCCTGCCGTTCCGGCGGCTCGCTGAGCGCGGGGTGACGGTCGGTCTCGGCTCGGACGGGGTCCGGGACAGCTGGAGCCCGTTCGGGAACGGGGACATGCTGCACCGCTCCTGGCTCGCCGCCTGGGCCCTGGACGCCCGTCTCGACGAGGAGCTGGAGGGCTGCTTCCGGCTCGCCGCCGACGGGGGCGCGGAGCTGCTCGGTCTGCCGAGGGCGGACCTGCGGCCGGGCTCCCCCGCCGACTTCATGCTCGTCGACGGCGAGTGCCTGCCGCAGGCGGTGGTGGACCTGCCCCGCCGTGACCTGGTGGTCCGGGCGGGCCGGGTGGTGGCGCGGGACGGCCGCCTGGTCTGAGGCATCGAGGAGTACGGGTACGGGGCGGGGGGCCGGTCCCCCGCCCCGTACCCGTACACGTACCCGTACTCAGTCCCGCTCCACGTCCACCGTCGTGAGCGAGGCGTACCGCTCCGGGTCCGTGCGCCGGATGCGGAGGGCCACGAACAGACCGGCCGCCAGGACCACGGGCAGCGGCACCAG
The DNA window shown above is from Streptomyces vietnamensis and carries:
- a CDS encoding amidohydrolase yields the protein MTPPPRTATLFHDVRPFGGQTQDLIAVDGELVAGVPEGAEVERIDGAGRLALPTLVDAHIHPDKTSWGEPWHSRRPAHGIAEYVAGDVELARALPTPVAERALRLMSHAAAQGTRAMRAHADVAPAYGLSGIEGVAEAARKLAGIVDVELVAFPQHGVVRTPGVAELLAEAAASGLVTHIGGIDPAGFDADGGQEGDQLGTVFGLAEKHGLGLDIHLHDRGEQGLAPLRDIAARTRALGLQGRVNVGHAFAVAALSGGELDETADLLAEAGVSLTTVALSATTILPFRRLAERGVTVGLGSDGVRDSWSPFGNGDMLHRSWLAAWALDARLDEELEGCFRLAADGGAELLGLPRADLRPGSPADFMLVDGECLPQAVVDLPRRDLVVRAGRVVARDGRLV